CCTTTGCTACAGCTGTGCTCCTTTCGTGGTCTGTTTCCGCAGGAAGAATACGGAAGCTTTACTTGAAGCATTGAGAAAAGCTCTGGAATTCTTTGGGGGCGTCCCTGCTAAGGTCATTTTTGACAATGACCGGGTAGCCGTTAAGGAAAAAGGTGGCAAAGAAGCCATTGCCCAGGAAAAGTATGAAGCATTTGCAGCCCATTATTGCTTCCATACCGTTTTCTGCAATGTCCGGAGTGGAAATGAAAAAGGACTGGTGGAGAATCTCGTAGGCTGGGTCCGCCGGAATGTCTTTGTCCCTGTACCCAGAGTAGATGCGCTGGACGAATTGAACAGACTCCTGCTGGATAAATGCAAGGTGTATGCGAATACGCATAAAATCCCTGGACGGGAGAACCCTGTAAAGGATCTGCTCCTGGAAGACCAGAAACGTCTCTGCCCACTGCCGGGCAGCCCTTTTGATGCAAGCAGAGCAGCAGTCTGCCGAGTAACACCCTTTTCTGTTGTCCGATTCGTCGCTAACGATTATTCTGTGCCCGTGAAATATGTGGGACAGGAGGTCACGGTGCGAGCCTATGCTGAACAGATTCGGATCTTTGCCAAGGGGGAACTGATTGCTGAACACGCCAGAAACTATGGGCAAAACCAGCAGATTCTGAAACTTGCGCATTATCTGCCGTTGCTGGAATACAAGCCGCGCAGCATCCTGGAAGCAAAACCGGTACGGCAGAACCTCAGTGCTGCCCTGCTACAGTTCCTGGAGACCAATGCATTCAGCAGCGAACAGCTGGTTGAGATTCTGCGGCTATGTGCTGCCGACGGAGAGAACGCTTTTTGGGAGCACAAAGAGCAATTTATGGTTTCCGACAGGAAAGCGCATATCCTTACCGACCCGGTAAAAGTGCAGCAGACAGATCTTTCAATGTATGACCAGCTTTTACAGGAAGGAGGCACTATGTGCAGGACGCAGGTGTAAAGGAAGCACTCCGTTTCTATGCGAAACAGCTTAAACTTCCCACTTTCAAAGACGTCGGTGAACCAGCGGAAAAATTCCGCCCCGGACAAAGCCTGGAAGAATTCGTGCTCGGGTTGATGAAGCGGGAATATGCATCCCGTCAGGAAAAACAGCAGCAACGCAGGCTGAAGAGAGCGCACTTTCCCATGCTCAAGACCCTGGAAGAGTTTGATCTCACAAGGCTGGAACATGTTCGGCCTGAATATGTGAAGCAGCTGGCAAGCTGCGATTTCATAAAGAGGCATGAGAACCTGGTGATGATCGGTAATCCGGGGACGGGGAAAACACATCTGATGACAGCCCTTGGAGTGAAAGCCTGTCTGCTGGGCTGGAAGGTCATTTTCTGCAATGCCACAACGCTGGCAACTGAGCTATGTGAAGCCCATGATGATTACCAGTTGCGCAAGATGGAAAAAACTTTGAGCGGAGCAGACCTGCTGCTCATAGATGAATTAAGTTATGCAAGATTCAACCAGGAAGAATCTGAAATGTTGTTCAAAGTGATTGCCGAAAGGAGTGAAAGAGCCAGTACAGTGATTACGACAAACCTGGAGTTTTCCAAATGGACGGAGATGTTTGCCAGCGAGACGCTGGTTGCCGCATTGGTCGACCGGCTCACCTACCACTCCAGTGTTTTAAATATGAATGGACAGTCTTACCGTTTGCACAGCAGCAAACAGAAGATGACGAATGCTTAAGTGGCTCAAAAATTCGTGAGCAGGTGGCTCACTTTTTCATGAGCATGAGTGGCTCAAAAATTCGTGAGCAAGTGGCTCACTTTTTGGTTGACATTCACATGAAAATCCAGATCATTTGCGAAAGCTGGGGAAATCGACGTCGGACCGGCCTTTCCTATACTCCCAGCTCTTTTCATTTGCAATATAACAAAAAAAATAAAGGCAAGGCTCTTTTTGATGTGACCCCAAAAAGTTAGACCTTAGTAACGAGATGGTTTTTACTGTCTCGTTACTTTTTTATGCTGCCTGCAAGGAAAGCCTATATTGAACAGGACTTTTCCAGCATAGTTTTTCCTTGATCCTTTGCTCGTTATAGTATTTAATGTATCGTTCGATAGCGTTTTTTAGTTCTTCGTAGCTGTAGTAGATTACTCCATAATACATTTCCTGCTTCATTAAGCCGAAGAAATTCTCCATTACAGCGTTATCATGACAGTTGCCCTTTCGAGACATGCTTTGAAAAATTCGTCCTTTTTTTAGATTCCTGGCATAGGCCTTCATTTGGTATGCCCAACCCTGATCGGAGTGAAACGTTCTTCGATACGGACAATCAGCAGTAATTTCGATTGCTTCAGCTTGAGCTTCCAGTATGCTTTCAGCCGAAGGACGTTTTGCTATTCCATAGCTGATGATTTCATCATTGAACATGTCCAGGAAAGGATCCAGATAAAGCTTGTGCAGGGTCAGATGTCCCTGTGGATCTACTTCATAGTATTTGAATTCTGAAGTGTCGGTTGTAATCTTCTGATGTGGGATATTCGTCTCAAAACGACGATGTATTCTATTGGGAGCAATGGTTCCTACCTTACCCTTATAGGAGCTGTATTTACGGCTTTTCCGGGTAAAGGATGTTACCTGAAGGCTCAGTTCCTGCATGATACGTTGAACTTTCTTCTTGTTCACGCAAAGCCCTTGATTCTTCAGCTCACCGGTCATGCGCCGATATCCATAATCTTTATGCTGGCTGCGGATTTCCTGTATTTTGTCCTCTACTTCCTGGTCTGGATTCACGCGGTCAAACCGTTTCTGCCAGTACATATAGGTCGCTTTAGGCATTTGAGTATAGGAGAGAAGGTCTTTCAATTTGAATGATCTTCGGAGACTGGAGATGATTTTCGCAACTCTCTCATTTTTGCTTCGTCCTCTAAACGCAGTCTCCTCAGTTCTTTTAAAAAAGCATTCTCTATACGGAGTTTAAGGAGTTCATCCTCTAACTCCTGGACATGTTCCACACTGATGTCGACCATCGGCTGCTGAACCTGGGGATCTGTTTTTTTGGTTTGAGATTTGTTCAAAGTTCTCTTCCTGCCTTTTTTATGTGGCCGTAACGCTTCCGGCCCCGCAATTTTAAATTCATTGACCCATCTGGAAATCATGGATGGATTATTGATTCCTACTTGAATTGCCAATTCCTGATACGAGATTTCGTTTGTTAAGTAAGACTCTACCACAGAAAGTTTTTCTTTGAAAGAGTATATTTTTTGAGAGCGGGATCTCTTCAGTCCATTATCACCAAATGCCTTGTAAGCAGCAACCCACTTTAGCAGCTGGCTGCTACTTGCCATCCCATATTTACGTGAAATAGAAATACACCCTTCGTCACTGTTCAAGTATTCCAGTACTATTTTTTTCTTAAATTCATAGTTGTGTTTTGCCATAAAAAACTGACCCCCAATTGTTAGATTTTTGGTCTAACAATTGGGGGTCAGCTCAAAGATATTCTCCTGCCATTCCAACAGCCTTCAAACCGAAATAAACAACCAACATACCAGGAATCAGGAACATCATGGTCCCGACCCAATCCGGAACACCCAGCAGCTTGTTCAGGATACTTCCACTGCCGTTAAAGTAAGCGATCAAGCAACTGAAAGAGTTTAAAGTTACAGCCAGAAAAATTAAGATCTTTCCTATCGGTCCTACATATCTCTCTGCCAGCCCAGGTAATTGCATCATTCGTTTTGTCCGTAAGGCCGTTTCTGCAACATAGTACATCGAAAACAAAGTCGTAATCCCAGAAACAATCAGCCAAAATGCAATCACAGGAAATCCGGCATACCTTGCCCCATAAGCTGTTCCCAAACAACCTGATCCAACGCCACATCCAACAACTGTAAAAATAACTTGCAACGGAGTTAATTTTCTTACTTTAAGAGCGCCCTCTTCATAAAGAGAACCTGTATCTTTTTTTACGTCTGCATCCATATCTAGTTCCCTCCTCTCGTACTGCTTTTGTGAATTTATTGTCTTCAGTATTTATTTATCGCGTCCATCGAAAAAGTGGATTCTTTAAAATCATTCATATAAGGAATCCGACTCCGAATTTCAATGATTTCGTTCAGATTAATTTCATGGATCAGCAATTCTTCTTCTGTCCGAGATGCTACTACTCTTTCTTCCCCATCAGGTCCAACGATCATGGAACTGCCACATACATTATCTCCTACCGTGTTACAGCCAACAGTAAACAGGAGATTGAACAACGCGTTTGCTTGTAAATCTACATGCCATCTATGTTCTGCAGGGTCGATACTCCAAACGCTGCAATCCACAATGATTTCAGCACCTTTCAATGCTTCGATTCTTGCAGGTTCGGGATATTCTACATCATAACAAATAAGCATCCCGACTTTGCCAAATTTTGTGTTAACAACCGGATACCGATTTCCCTCACGGAACTTTAATTTTTCAGTTCCCCAGGCATAAACCTTACGCATATTTTCAATGACCTTCCCACCATCATCAATAAAGATTGCAGAATTATAAATTCTCCCAGGGATTCCGCAGGATTCCGGATAACCAGCAATAATATGGATTTTCTTTTCCTTTGCTTTTTTACATAAAGTCTGCACAAAAGGACCATCTTGGGGTTCTGCCAATTCTTGCATCTGCAGAGAGTTGCAGAAGTATCCGGAATAAGCCAATTCAGGGAATACAATCAAATCTGCATTTTGAGCAGCTGCCTTGTCTGTCATATCTAGAATTTTCTGTAAATTTTTGGTAGTATCTCCTTGTACTGAAGTGAACTGACCCAATGCAATTTTTACTAATCTATCCTTTTCCATGGTTTAATCCTCCTTTATTGATCCTGTAAGGAAAGGGTTCATCTATCGATATCAATAAAAGCCGTTACCATCAAACACTGGGCATTTATTTTATCTATAGACGAACCCTTGGACACTGATTACTCTTTATTTATCGCCCAGGCAAACAACTTTCCCATCTTTTACAATCAGGGTTTCAGTAGGTTCACCTTCATCAAAGATTACCGTCGGATTGTATTGCACCATGTCGATGTGAACAGTGCTTCTAGCCGGTTGGCCATAATAGAAGCCATTGCCCATTGCAATATGGCAGGTCCCACGTGCTTTCTTTTCTTCTTCAAAGTCACCGTTGAACATGCATGCCGGGTTCAGGCCCAGCCCGATTTCTGCAATGTTGTCACTGTCTTTGACTTCAGCAATCTGCCGTCTGATTTCTTTGCAAATCTTG
This genomic interval from Acidaminococcus timonensis contains the following:
- a CDS encoding IS3 family transposase, encoding MISSLRRSFKLKDLLSYTQMPKATYMYWQKRFDRVNPDQEVEDKIQEIRSQHKDYGYRRMTGELKNQGLCVNKKKVQRIMQELSLQVTSFTRKSRKYSSYKGKVGTIAPNRIHRRFETNIPHQKITTDTSEFKYYEVDPQGHLTLHKLYLDPFLDMFNDEIISYGIAKRPSAESILEAQAEAIEITADCPYRRTFHSDQGWAYQMKAYARNLKKGRIFQSMSRKGNCHDNAVMENFFGLMKQEMYYGVIYYSYEELKNAIERYIKYYNEQRIKEKLCWKSPVQYRLSLQAA
- a CDS encoding nitrilase-related carbon-nitrogen hydrolase produces the protein MEKDRLVKIALGQFTSVQGDTTKNLQKILDMTDKAAAQNADLIVFPELAYSGYFCNSLQMQELAEPQDGPFVQTLCKKAKEKKIHIIAGYPESCGIPGRIYNSAIFIDDGGKVIENMRKVYAWGTEKLKFREGNRYPVVNTKFGKVGMLICYDVEYPEPARIEALKGAEIIVDCSVWSIDPAEHRWHVDLQANALFNLLFTVGCNTVGDNVCGSSMIVGPDGEERVVASRTEEELLIHEINLNEIIEIRSRIPYMNDFKESTFSMDAINKY
- the istB gene encoding IS21-like element helper ATPase IstB, encoding MQDAGVKEALRFYAKQLKLPTFKDVGEPAEKFRPGQSLEEFVLGLMKREYASRQEKQQQRRLKRAHFPMLKTLEEFDLTRLEHVRPEYVKQLASCDFIKRHENLVMIGNPGTGKTHLMTALGVKACLLGWKVIFCNATTLATELCEAHDDYQLRKMEKTLSGADLLLIDELSYARFNQEESEMLFKVIAERSERASTVITTNLEFSKWTEMFASETLVAALVDRLTYHSSVLNMNGQSYRLHSSKQKMTNA
- a CDS encoding helix-turn-helix domain-containing protein, whose amino-acid sequence is MAKHNYEFKKKIVLEYLNSDEGCISISRKYGMASSSQLLKWVAAYKAFGDNGLKRSRSQKIYSFKEKLSVVESYLTNEISYQELAIQVGINNPSMISRWVNEFKIAGPEALRPHKKGRKRTLNKSQTKKTDPQVQQPMVDISVEHVQELEDELLKLRIENAFLKELRRLRLEDEAKMRELRKSSPVSEDHSN
- a CDS encoding aromatic amino acid transport family protein, whose product is MDADVKKDTGSLYEEGALKVRKLTPLQVIFTVVGCGVGSGCLGTAYGARYAGFPVIAFWLIVSGITTLFSMYYVAETALRTKRMMQLPGLAERYVGPIGKILIFLAVTLNSFSCLIAYFNGSGSILNKLLGVPDWVGTMMFLIPGMLVVYFGLKAVGMAGEYL
- the istA gene encoding IS21 family transposase; protein product: MVITMKDYGQIRQMYIRDGKSIRQIAREMHISRNTVAKYCKGNALPGIRCEYHRTSAVITEEVTRFIQSCLDEDAKEPNKKQHHTAKRIYDRLVEETGFTGGASTVRRCVHLLRGNLQEAFVPLAHLPGDAMQIDWGEAVVYLKGVRTKVNFFCARLCYSCAPFVVCFRRKNTEALLEALRKALEFFGGVPAKVIFDNDRVAVKEKGGKEAIAQEKYEAFAAHYCFHTVFCNVRSGNEKGLVENLVGWVRRNVFVPVPRVDALDELNRLLLDKCKVYANTHKIPGRENPVKDLLLEDQKRLCPLPGSPFDASRAAVCRVTPFSVVRFVANDYSVPVKYVGQEVTVRAYAEQIRIFAKGELIAEHARNYGQNQQILKLAHYLPLLEYKPRSILEAKPVRQNLSAALLQFLETNAFSSEQLVEILRLCAADGENAFWEHKEQFMVSDRKAHILTDPVKVQQTDLSMYDQLLQEGGTMCRTQV